A single window of Leishmania panamensis strain MHOM/PA/94/PSC-1 chromosome 35 sequence DNA harbors:
- a CDS encoding vacuolar protein sorting-associated protein-like protein (TriTrypDB/GeneDB-style sysID: LpmP.35.5290), with protein MASIEISPEDRQHIDYLADLFAVIIAIEQIEKANRRDLIDQDQYSSTVRRLLEKYKNTVAHLQSARNPYFTTIDDFFEKYCTRCPAAQTTIRDGPISSPNENNARFLARQSVECSDHFITLLDSLRLQQTSVDVLNPPLGDLLQVLRRLGLSKEDFCVRLQNWQRRLDSMNAADMLDESSTRDFAYDLERGYACLKAFLESDPTLSTRR; from the coding sequence ATGGCGTCTATTGAAATCTCTCCTGAGGATCGACAGCACATCGACTACCTCGCGGACCTTTTTGCCGTCATTATCGCTATCGAGCAGATCGAGAAGGCCAATCGGCGCGACCTCATTGACCAAGACCAGTACAGCTCCACAGTTCGTCGGCTTCTAGAGAAGTACAAAAATACCGTTGCGCACCTGCAGAGCGCTCGCAACCCGTACTTCACGACGATCGATGATTTCTTCGAAAAATActgcacgcgctgcccggcggcgcagacgacgaTCCGGGACGGTCCGATTAGCAGCCCGAATGAAAACAACGCCCGCTTTCTCGCGCGCCAGTCGGTGGAATGCAGCGACCACTTCATCACCTTGCTAGactcgctgcgcctccagcagACCTCCGTCGACGTCCTCAATCCACCTCTCGGCGACCTTCTGCAAGTGCTGAGGAGGCTGGGCCTGAGCAAGGAGGATTTCTGTGTACGCTTGCAGAattggcagcggcgtctgGACAGCATGAACGCCGCGGACATGCTGGATGAGTCTTCGACACGTGACTTTGCCTACGACCTAGAGCGCGGGTATGCCTGCTTGAAGGCGTTCTTGGAGAGTGATCCGACGCTGTCCACGCGAAGGTAG
- a CDS encoding aldehyde dehydrogenase, putative (TriTrypDB/GeneDB-style sysID: LpmP.35.5300), producing the protein MSRQFDVKNPATGVVVGSYVQQQACDIAKAVASARAAQKVWAKLTYNQRATHLKKMKTFLAANAERAGEVIVSCSGKTHQDALVTEVISGVLACDWYAKNTKKVLAPHKLPVGSILFANKSNTIYYEPVGVVGIISPWNYPFSIPFGEVLMGLMAGNAVLLKVATNSTPVGCFIEEVVRAGELPAGLFQHIIIGGSEAGRALLGSGINKLFFTGSVGVGKKLMAEAAKTLTPVSLELGGNDPMVVLRDASIERAVNCACWGGYQNAGQSCGGVERIYVDESIYPEFLDQLKAKTKALRHGVDTGAFDVDMGCITTKDQYDAIDAQVKEALAQGAKIEAQSQPSANCPKDGLFYPATVLSGCTATMRIMKEETFGPILPVVPFKTEEEGIQMANDCTLALTSSVHSCNMKHAMKVAMQLESGVVTINDHLYSHGMSEAPWGGWKESGIGRTHGYLGLKEMVNAKCINSDLLPSGMLARNLWWYPFTTETGAVLRHVLAFVAPTGICNMLSSLWFIITHSMYMFRPWKVDVKQK; encoded by the coding sequence atgtcgCGCCAGTTTGATGTCAAAAACCCGGCCAcgggtgtggtggtgggcagctacgtgcagcagcaggcgtgcGATATTGCAAAAGCTGTGGCTAGCGCCCGGGCGGCGCAGAAGGTGTGGGCTAAGCTCACGTACAACCAGCGAGCGACGCACTTGAAGAAGATGAAGACCTTCCTCGCTGCCAACGCCGAGCGGGCCGGCGAGGTGATTGTGTCTTGCAGTGGTAAGACCCACCAGGATGCGCTCGTGACGGAGGTCATTTCAGGCGTCTTGGCGTGCGACTGGTACGCGAAGAATACCAAGAAGGTCCTGGCGCCACACAAGCTGCCGGTGGGCTCCATCTTATTCGCTAACAAGTCAAACACAATCTACTACGAGCCGGTCGGTGTTGTTGGGATTATTTCGCCGTGGAACTACCCCTTCTCCATCCCGTTTGGGGAGGTACTAATGGGTCTGATGGCTGGcaatgcggtgctgctcaagGTGGCTACCAACTCTACCCCTGTCGGATGCTTCAttgaggaggtggtgcgagcGGGTGAGTTGCCGGCGGGACTGTTTCAGCACATCATTATCGGCGGCTCCGAGGCCGGTCGGGCGCTGCTTGGATCTGGTATCAACAAGCTCTTCTTCACTGGCAGTGTCGGTGTGGGCAAGAAGCTCATGGCTGAGGCGGCCAAGACGCTGACACCGGTGTCTCTGGAGCTCGGTGGCAACGACCCAATGGTCGTGCTCAGGGACGCCTCCATCGAGCGTGCGGTGAACTGCGCTTGCTGGGGTGGCTATCAAAATGCTGGCCAGAGCTGTGGCGGAGTGGAGCGCATCTACGTAGATGAGTCCATCTACCCTGAGTTCCTAGACCAGTTGAAGGCAAAGAcgaaggcgctgcgccatgGCGTGGACACCGGCGCCTTTGACGTGGATATGGGCTGCATCACAACAAAGGATCAGTACGACGCAATTGACGCGCAGGTAAAagaggcgctggcgcaggGTGCCAAGATTGAGGCGCAGAGCCAGCCGAGTGCGAACTGCCCGAAGGACGGCCTCTTCTACCCAGCCACGGTCCTCAGCGGCTGCACGGCAACGATGCGTATTATGAAGGAGGAGACCTTCGGACCGATTCTCCCCGTCGTTCCCTTCaagacggaggaagagggtaTCCAGATGGCGAACGACTGCACCTTGGCACTTACGAGCAGCGTACACTCTTGCAACATGAAGCATGCTATGAAGGTGGCGATGCAGCTGGAGAGCGGCGTGGTCACCATCAACGATCACCTCTACTCCCACGGAATGTCGGAGGCGCcgtggggtgggtggaagGAGAGCGGAATCGGCCGTACTCACGGTTACCTGGGACTGAAGGAGATGGTGAATGCAAAGTGCATCAACTCGGACCTACTTCCCTCTGGCATGCTTGCCCGCAATCTCTGGTGGTACCCGTTCACCACCGAGACAGGCGCGGTGCTCCGCCACGTGCTCGCGTTCGTTGCCCCGACTGGCATTTGCAACATGCTGTCGAGCCTGTGGTTCATTATAACGCACAGCATGTATATGTTCCGTCCGTGGAAGGTGGATGTCAAGCAAAAGTGA
- a CDS encoding helicase, putative (TriTrypDB/GeneDB-style sysID: LpmP.35.5310), whose protein sequence is MADVKEEDSIPRALVSSKTEAHPDGGVNKDDEDMSELVALLQHSRSQRFPPPSFALAPAVPLPLWQRVTLSSLQSHEAALLSQRKCKHIRQSLSRDLIRYHVELQERAEKQRRQEREARARAGERVAVGVRRYWSRRGDAYQQLAKVEFDVMKHQHDRRKQEDLLRETEELTRKLLESIFSAARKQPTTASATSVADRMSTCSPSGMNHCTLNASQLDSTLPLLPATAPAHASFWDKVGDDDEAPIEAALSLLDTEGGHRPLRHYQRSALRWMVHLYENNLNGILADEMGLGKTVQTIALLCYFAEYRNDWGPHLIVVPTTVVLNWKAELERWAPGLKVLTYIGSTKERQQLRKGWTSEDAFHVCVTSYNLVVQDRKAFRRRPWGFLVLDEAHHVKNFMSLKWQSLFDLQAEYRLLLTGTPLQNSIMELWSLFHFLLPFASAFRSNVEFKEWFSNPMDEMITGRSTLNEDIVRRLQALIRPFMLRRLKKDVETQLPTKTEKVVLCHLSRRQRSLYDDYMQLAETRQKLSRGGGPGGVLSVLLALRKVCDHPDLFEERPTTSPLILSYDAVVGLHVPREVLLLDNDDRGRWHFPSFYMFDVNDDGGRAKSTHGRTEEVTDVDWVLRDMQSLQGAFFSGTGAAAPWWLVLTEVERHDAPTADAMTSFARRFSPAFFEASTKRPREYTPNASQLRDCSAALRAAFASVLVQARQQSRSRHQKTTAAQCQRYCAIQTARNTYVPSTCRLTLRQTIIAQRYPCLCPSIAVRAAALLPLLKRVCVYVPAVLAAHPPRLHWSLPIAHAHPFETLGREGCAALIGAVAKAQDTAQCGRVAPRRLYDAAFFMQEMWSIQVRRSFSFPDKRLLIHDCGKLQFLETALKKMRHDGHRVLIFTQFVNMLNILERFLALIGVVYTRLDGTTKAELRQQYVDRFNADPRITCMILSTRSGGIGLNLTGADTVIFYDSDWNPTMDLQAQDRCHRIGQTRPVTIYRLISEHTVEESILEKARERKKLNNVVIRGGQFHTIAGVSEEYDDSAAAFAALSNPVNLRSFFHDLDEDATEAGATSAPPSVDSYRADTEASPLDVLEAMADVEDAEDRTAGQELQREIAAHAAEEAEGESDDDAHGPFRQGGCSNRSCVGGKELGPFGACVFSHDAKWQTRLPNSFLDALLWSPASLGGSGGLDGNEGSAVDSASATQSSSATALVLAVRKRQREVALKAHAPVDQFLAFQYGRCHRADAEERYKALVLSYGAQMSDTVGEGFDPEKARIGVFQPRFRVEYRLGS, encoded by the coding sequence ATGGCCgacgtgaaggaggaggactcGATTCCCCGTGCGCTAGTGTCATCTAAGACCGAGGCTCACCCTGATGGCGGTGTGAACAAGGATGACGAAGACATGTCGGAGCTGgttgcgcttcttcagcaCAGCCGTTCACAGAGATTTCCTCCACCGTCCTTTGCGCTCGCCcccgcggtgccgctgcccctgTGGCAGCGTGTaaccctctcttccctgcaGTCGCATGAGGCAGCGCTTTTATCGCAGCGCAAGTGCAAGCACATTCGCCAATCCCTCAGCCGAGACCTCATCCGTTACCACGTGGAGCTGCAAGAGCGcgcggagaagcagcgccgacaggAACGCGAAGCGCGAGCACGCGCTGGCGAGCGCGTTGCAGTCGGTGTGCGCCGGTACTGGTCGAGGCGCGGCGACGCCTACCAGCAGCTGGCAAAAGTCGAGTTCGACGTGATGAAACACCAGCACGACCGCCGCAAACAGGAGGACTTACTGCGCGAGACGGAGGAACTGACACGCAAGCTGCTCGAGAGCATCTTTAGCGCCGCCCGCAAACAACCGACTACGGCATCTGCAACATCCGTGGCAGATCGCATGAGCACTTGCAGCCCTAGCGGAATGAACCACTGCACACTGAATGCCTCTCAGCTAGATAGTACGCTACCGTTGTTGCCGGCAACCGCACCGGCACACGCGTCCTTCTGGGATAAGgtcggcgacgacgacgaggcccCGATCGAGGCAGCGCTTTCGCTGCTGGACACGGAGGGCGGGCACCGACCACTGCGGCACTATCAGCGCTCCGCCTTACGGTGGATGGTTCACCTGTACGAGAACAACCTCAACGGCATCCTCGCTGACGAGATGGGGTTGGGCAAAACAGTGCAGACGATTGCGCTCCTCTGCTACTTCGCTGAGTACCGAAACGACTGGGGGCCGCACCTGATTGTGGTGCCGACAACTGTCGTGCTGAACTGGAAGGCAGAACTAGAGCGGTGGGCACCGGGGCTCAAAGTACTCACTTACATCGGGTCCACTAAAGAGCGCCAACAGCTGCGCAAAGGGTGGACCAGCGAGGACGCTTTTCACGTATGTGTGACCTCGTATAACTTGGTGGTGCAGGACCGAAAGGCGTTCCGACGCCGTCCGTGGGGGTTTCTCGTTCTCGACGAAGCGCATCACGTCAAGAACTTTATGAGCCTAAAGTGGCAGTCACTCTTCGATCTGCAGGCAGAATACCGTCTGCTGCTAACAGGGACTCCTCTGCAAAACTCGATCATGGAGCTCTGGTCCCTCTTCCATTTCTTGCTccccttcgcctctgccttTCGCTCAAACGTGGAGTTCAAGGAGTGGTTCAGCAATCCAATGGATGAGATGATAACGGGGCGGTCAACGCTGAACGAGGACATCGTGCGGCGTCTGCAGGCCCTCATTCGACCATTCATGCTGCGTCGGCTCAAGAAGGACGTTGAGACGCAACTACCTACCAAGACGGAGAAGGTTGTACTCTGCCACCTGTCACGCCGGCAGCGTTCCCTGTACGACGACTACATGCAACTCGCCGAAACACGGCAAAAGTTGAGCCGTGGAGGCGGCCCTGGCGGCGTACTGAgtgtgctgctggcgctgcggaaGGTGTGCGATCACCCAGACCTCTTCGAGGAGCGTCCGACCACTTCCCCGCTGATCCTGAGCTACGACGCCGTTGTGGGACTGCACGTACCTCGTGAGGTACTCCTCCTCGACAATGATGACCGAGGCAGATGGCACTTTCCGTCCTTCTACATGTTTGACGTAAACGACGATGGCGGTAGGGCGAAGAGCACGCATGGACGAACGGAGGAAGTGACAGACGTGGACTGGGTCCTCAGGGACATGCAGTCCCTGCAAGGCGCGTTCTTCTCTGGCACCGGAGCCGCCGCGCCATGGTGGCTCGTTCTCACTGAGGTAGAGCGGCATGATGCGCCGACCGCGGATGCGATGACGTCATTTGCGAGGCGTTTCAGCCCTGCTTTTTTTGAAGCATCGACAAAGCGTCCGCGCGAATACACCCCGAATGCGTCTCAGCTGCGTGACTGTAGCGCTGCCTTGAGAGCGGCTTTTGCTAGCGTATTGGTACAGGCCAGACAGCAAAGTCGTTCTCGACACCAGAAAACCACTGCCGCGCAATGCCAACGCTACTGCGCTATTCAGACTGCGCGGAACACGTATGTGCCATCCACGTGTCGGCTGACGCTTCGGCAAACCATCATAGCGCAGCGGTACCCGTGTCTCTGCCCCTCCATTGctgtgcgcgccgccgccctgcTTCCTTTGCTcaaacgtgtgtgtgtgtatgtccCGGCGGTGTTGGCGGCGCATCCGCCGAGGCTACACTGGTCGCTTCCGATTGCACATGCCCACCCCTTCGAGACGCTCGGGCGTGAGGGGTGCGCGGCGCTgatcggcgccgtcgccaagGCTCAGGATACCGCACAGTGTGGCCGCGTGGCGCCTCGGCGGCTATACGATGCCGCTTTCTTCATGCAGGAAATGTGGTCCATAcaggtgcggcgcagcttcagcTTCCCCGACAAGCGCCTCCTCATCCACGACTGCGGCAAACTGCAGTTTCTTGAAACAGCGCTGAAGAAGATGCGGCACGACGGGCACCGGGTACTCATTTTCACTCAATTTGTGAATATGCTGAACATCCTGGAGCGCTTCCTTGCCTTGATCGGGGTGGTGTACACGCGTCTGGATGGCACCACCAaggcagagctgcggcagcagtacGTCGACCGTTTCAACGCCGACCCACGCATCACCTGCATGATTCTCTCGACGCGCTCCGGCGGCATTGGTCTCAACCTCACCGGCGCCGACACCGTTATCTTCTACGACAGCGACTGGAATCCCACCATGGATCTACAGGCACAGGACCGATGCCACCGGATCGGGCAGACTCGCCCAGTCACCATCTACCGCCTCATCAGCGAGCACACCGTCGAAGAGAGCATCCTGGAGAAGGCGCGGGAGCGAAAGAAACTAAACAACGTCGTCATTCGTGGCGGCCAATTCCACACCATTGCTGGCGTGAGCGAGGAGTATgacgacagcgccgccgcctttgcTGCGCTTTCGAACCCCGTGAACCTGCGCAGCTTCTTCCACGACCTAGACGAGGACGCCACGGAGGCAGGCGCGACCTCTGCGCCTCCCAGCGTTGACAGCTACCGGGCGGATACAGAAGCGTCGCCACTGGATGTTCTGGAGGCGATGGCAGACGTGGAGGATGCGGAGGATCGCACCGCTGGCCAGGAACTACAGCGCGAGATTGCTGCACatgctgcggaggaggcggaaggagagagcgacgatGACGCCCATGGACCGTTTCGCCAGGGCGGCTGCTCGAACCGCTCTTGTGTTGGAGGGAAGGAACTTGGGCCGTTtggtgcgtgcgtcttcAGTCACGATGCCAAGTGGCAGACGCGACTGCCGAACTCGTTTCTTGATGCACTGTTGTGGTCACCGGCCAGCCTCGGCGGTAGCGGAGGCCTCGACGGAAACGAGGGCAGTGCGGTCGACTCAGCGTCAGCAACCCAAAgctcctccgccactgcGCTTGTTCTCGCGGTACGCAAGCGACAGCGCGAGGTCGCTCTCAAGGCACACGCCCCTGTTGATCAGTTTCTTGCATTTCAGtacggccgctgccaccgagCAGACGCCGAGGAAAGGTACAAGGCGTTGGTGCTGTCGTATGGAGCGCAAATGAGCGACACCGTCGGTGAAGGCTTCGACCCAGAGAAGGCGCGTATAGGCGTATTTCAGCCACGATTCCGTGTGGAGTACCGCCTAGGCTCCTGA
- a CDS encoding hypothetical protein (TriTrypDB/GeneDB-style sysID: LpmP.35.5330): protein MLCDVCDAPITAIACPSNRDEVYFAVGNTVHCSRTASLECSTSVNSPRVTSATVHIATAPPGTTISAMDVAYPSSQLPIVLMGAADRVLARCGAVSDPSRRPCSVVLHADEGRVLRIVVDERRGVVCVATASNDLFYGALDRIAQALHAQTTSSHHDVSACCAFSRVSGPRLGVVLAADCQVQHPLLAERYEGLIASVAKGMSCVSCRIFSATYAGEVVEWEAAEHDDCARVPGTALRQPSREWAGSCSVVSRVQAHPSGCAIFAVRANTTYPMSCGTGSTQGDATALARTHLVSCSDDRSVVLYERRFLIASNGNHLEGHAEPQESDWVLLWRGSGGSFARSRIFDVALHSTWRLSVSKDPEQPWCSCAVYVGVAGEDGSVQVIEVNPSDNGNLVALSLNNVTQGASMQAVATPRLLRCHQHRGHGVYRVAFSTPSPDSVTLISGGFDGAVFAHMLPFALQREKDGEGGAVQLRTHEVMLQPPIVPTATICGNVATDREEVLRPHSSFSSSAKKTDQVRAVHVDSNGFLLACTGRALCVLCAHSPLHSWWIALLPDASRERYKAVGDEPALDWGFPATLESVIAQCCVPSARRENLASIGCALVGTTVGVLRAVPYCYYNAELGVSLPVAALAAAPTRRPEDELLATLALQTFGKITQVSALHVPEGSVSAVPHALSGDSDAVAHSSSDTIKSEFIVATNHVRNTIVLSRMLLAVCHAGSSGGDASTGERSVELCVSAAWHILVVYSDCPGPLTTTLSLLPIPCGLCSMSRLSNESCCSVTGNVVLSLWLLAGDKNGCLLGTRYDVLTCSLEAVSNSLDSHALPPATSLKVVATVHRYVFAEHLHIAISAVCAEICSSAPTGDGVREPGATLITVGGTGGVVEYVYLHASSSSSVGEAVKGSPLPSPAREPLRLPFEVSDVLSVSPCLWVVQCGTTVSFLHRVPGHASWVPVGSCDGVRAPRLLTARIVASSPTGSPIAFFAHCSDGRTVQQILVRPDPTALLPSKLPVFGAQTALLHGVGFPGKDYNCVAYAPAPLHCLLMGNEDSSLALYPIRAARAAMGMPHADSLFGGVLTPLNVCGAHHSNILAVTVLPGTEADVLRFVSVGGGAMVNLWSAGRIFSPLQLLDWWCGSGTPPLHNTTSSPPDGASSADVKGDSVSREPCISSTRFQRRRRKRVVAASASLTLTERNPRFMAVTALSSTEIAVGSSDGTVLLFHVHEDRGAKGRAPQATGATLELRWQGVLNTHRTKPVMCMSSAHDGGCDSLTCSSNADLALPLVMAGDTNGVVYAIDAASHIVRAHARVEQSSVNAISELQRIQKVLPPHAEATTHHWRFAALHDSGVVHLMTLEVAIAQGEGVQAAELQRLWSASTGLTAGRSVHWPALSMPLIVVTEELIIEFDPEAAQRGELRHVHAQRVSVRGVSGAAVVNQTSRNQPLPIRSRVAVVGQGFELVG, encoded by the coding sequence atgcTCTGCGATGTCTGCGATGCACCTATCACTGCCATCGCGTGCCCCAGTAATCGCGACGAGGTTTACTTTGCTGTAGGGAATACCGTCCACTGCAGTCGGACGGCGTCATTGGAATGCAGCACATCGGTGAATAGCCCACGGGTTACTTCCGCCACCGTCCACATtgccacagcgccgccgggcACCACGATTAGTGCAATGGACGTGGCGTATCCCTCGTCGCAGCTGCCAATCGTGCTTATGGGTGCGGCAGATCGCGTGCTTGCCCGATGTGGCGCGGTCAGTGACCCGTCAAGACGCCCCTGCAGTGTCGTTCTTCACGCAGATGAAGGGCGTGTGTTGCGCATCGTGGTGGACGAGCGGAGAGGCGTCGTGTGCGTGGCCACCGCCTCCAATGATTTGTTCTACGGTGCGTTGGACCGCATCGCGCAGGcactgcacgcacagacaacCTCCAGCCACCACGACGTTTCAGCTTGCTGCGCGTTTTCACGTGTTAGCGGTCCGCGGCTAGGCGTCGTACTCGCCGCGGATTGTCAAGTGCAGCATCCGCTCTTAGCAGAGCGGTATGAAGGCCTCATCGCTTCTGTGGCGAAAGGGATGTCGTGTGTGTCGTGCAGAATTTTTTCGGCCACGTACGCGGGTGAGGTTGTGGAGTGGGAGGCCGCCGAGCATGATGACTGTGCGAGAGTGCCTGGCACAGCGCTACGGCAGCCGAGCAGAGAATGGGCTGGGTCGTGCTCTGTTGTGTCTCGCGTGCAGGCTCATCCCAGCGGCTGTGCCATCTTCGCGGTGCGGGCGAACACGACGTATCCAATGTCGTGCGGCACGGGAAGTACGCAGGGCGATGCCACAGCActcgcgcgcacgcacctcGTTTCCTGCAGTGACGATCGGTCTGTTGTGCTGTACGAACGACGCTTTTTGATCGCATCCAATGGCAACCATCTGGAAGGGCATGCAGAGCCGCAAGAAAGCGActgggtgctgctgtggcgtggGAGCGGTGGCAGTTTTGCCCGAAGTCGCATTTTCGACGTTGCACTGCACTCCACATGGCGACTGTCTGTGTCGAAGGACCCTGAGCAGCcttggtgcagctgcgccgtaTACGTTGGCGTTGCCGGCGAGGACGGCTCCGTGCAAGTGATCGAAGTGAACCCCAGTGACAATGGCAACTTGGTTGCGTTGTCCTTGAACAACGTGACTCAAGGCGCCAGCATGCAGGCTGTTGCAACGCCTCGCCTCCTGCGCTGTCATCAGCACCGAGGCCACGGGGTTTATCGCGTGGCCTTTTCTACACCTTCCCCGGACTCCGTGACTCTCATCTCTGGTGGCTTCGACGGCGCGGTGTTTGCCCACATGCTACCGTTCGCACTACAGCGCGAGAAAGATGGCGAGGGCGgagcggtgcagctgcgaaCACACGAGGTAATGCTGCAACCTCCGATTGTGCCAACTGCAACGATCTGCGGCAACGTGGCCACTGATCGTGAGGAGGTACTGCGACCACATTCATCATTCAGCTCATCGGCGAAGAAGACCGATCAGGTGCGTGCGGTACATGTGGACAGCAATGGGTTTCTACTCGCCTGCACTGGCCGTGCTTTGTGCGTGCTATGTGCTCATTCACCGTTGCACAGCTGGTGGATCGCACTGCTGCCCGATGCGTCACGAGAGCGTTATAAAGCTGTTGGGGACGAGCCCGCCTTGGATTGGGGTTTCCCAGCAACATTGGAAAGCGTCATCGCACAGTGCTGCGTACCTTctgcgagaagagagaaccTTGCGTCTATTGGGTGCGCGTTGGTTGGCACGACAGTGGGTGTCCTGCGTGCTGTACCATACTGCTACTACAACGCGGAGCTCGGTGTCTCCCTTCCTGTAGCGGCGTTagcagcggcaccgacaCGGCGGCCAGAAGACGAGTTACTGGCCACGTTAGCTCTGCAGACCTTTGGCAAAATCACTCAAGTGTCCGCTCTGCACGTTCCCGAAGGCAGTGTTAGTGCCGTCCCACACGCTCTCAGCGGTGACAGCGATGCAGTGGCACACAGCTCGTCTGACACCATTAAAAGCGAGTTCATTGTGGCGACAAATCACGTACGGAACACGATTGTGCTATCAAGGATGCTGCTAGCCGTGTGCCATGCTGGTAGCAGTGGGGGGGACGCTAGTACGGGTGAGCGATCCGTCGAACTTTGCGTAAGCGCTGCGTGGCACATACTCGTCGTCTACAGTGACTGCCCCGGTCCTCTCACGACAACCTTGTCGTTGTTACCTATCCCTTGTGGCCTATGTAGCATGAGTAGGCTCAGCAAtgagagctgctgctctgtgaCGGGCAACGTGGTCCTTTCGCTCTGGCTGCTCGCTGGAGATAAGAATGGGTGCCTGCTGGGCACACGGTACGATGTACTGACTTGCAGTCTTGAGGCAGTGAGCAATTCTCTTGATTCTCACGCACTGCCTCCTGCTACCTCCCTAAAGGTGGTTGCCACTGTTCACCGCTATGTCTTTGCCGAACACCTACACATTGCTATTTCGGCTGTTTGTGCAGAGATCTGCAGCTCTGCACCCACTGGCGATGGCGTGCGTGAGCCAGGGGCCACCCTCATCACGGTTGGTGGAACCGGTGGTGTGGTGGAATATGTGTACCTGCatgcctcttcctcttcgagCGTGGGTGAAGCAGTAAAGGGGTCtccgctgccatcgcctgCGAGGGAGCCATTGCGCCTCCCTTTTGAAGTCTCTGAcgttctctctgtctcgccGTGCTTGTGGGTGGTTCAGTGCGGCACTACGGTCTCCTTCCTTCATCGCGTTCCGGGGCATGCATCGTGGGTGCCGGTGGGCAGCTGCGACGGGGTTCGTGCGCCACGATTGCTGACCGCACGCATTGTTGCCAGCTCCCCTACCGGTAGCCCGATTGCCTTCTTTGCGCACTGCTCCGACGGTCGAACAGTGCAGCAGATCTTGGTGCGACCAGACCCCaccgcactgctgccgtcaaAGCTTCCGGTCTTTGGTGCCCAGACAGCTCTTCTGCACGGAGTAGGCTTCCCAGGCAAGGACTATAACTGCGTCGCGtatgcaccagcgccgcttcACTGTCTTTTGATGGGTAATGAAGACAGTAGCCTCGCCTTGTATCCGATTCGCGCTGCGAGGGCGGCCATGGGGATGCCTCATGCTGATTCTTTGTTTGGTGGCGTCCTCACTCCGTTGAACGTGTGTGGTGCTCATCACTCAAACATCCTGGCGGTGACCGTGCTGCCCGGGACTGAGGCGGATGTGCTGCGGTTTGTTTCGGTGGGCGGCGGGGCCATGGTGAACTTGTGGTCCGCTGGCCGGATTTTCAGCCCTCTGCAGCTGTTGGACtggtggtgcggcagtggcacccCGCCCCTGCACAACACcacgtcatcgccgccggaTGGCGCTTCTTCGGCTGATGTGAAGGGGGACAGTGTGTCACGTGAGCCCTGCATCAGCAGTACCCGTTTCCAGAGACGGCGCAGAAAGCGAGTTGTTGCGGCGTCTGCGTCGCTGACGCTCACAGAGCGCAACCCGCGCTTtatggcggtgacggcgttGAGCTCGACGGAAATCGctgtcggcagcagcgatggaacagtgcttctcttccacgTGCACGAAGACCGCGGCGCGAAAGGTCGGGCGCCTCAGGCGACAGGCGCCACGCTGGAGTTGAGGTGGCAAGGGGTGCTGAACACGCACCGGACAAAGCCGGTCATGTGTATGAGCAGCGCCCATGACGGTGGCTGCGACTCGTTGACGTGCTCCTCAAATGCGGATCTGGCATTACCGTTGGTGATGGCTGGGGACACAAATGGAGTGGTGTACGCCATCGACGCCGCTTCGCATATTGtccgcgcacacgcacgcgtggaGCAGTCGAGCGTTAACGCGATCAGCGAGCTGCAGAGAATTCAGAAGGTCTTGCCGCCCCACGCAGAGGCGACAACGCACCACTGGCGGTTCGCGGCACTGCACGACTCTGGGGTTGTGCACTTGATGACGTTGGAGGTTGCTATAGCGCAAGGTGAGGGGGTGCAggctgctgagctgcagcgactctgGAGTGCGTCCACTGGGTTGACGGCAGGGAGGAGTGTGCACTGGCCCGCGCTGTCAATGCCGCTCATTGTAGTCACCGAGGAACTCATCATTGAGTTCGATccagaggcagcgcagcgcgggGAATTGCGTCATGTGCATGCTCAGCGAGTGAGTGTTCGGGGCGTGAGCGGAGCCGCTGTCGTGAACCAGACATCAAGGAATCAGCCACTGCCGATTCGATCACGAGTGGCTGTCGTGGGCCAGGGGTTCGAGCTCGTTGGGTGA